The following coding sequences are from one Mesorhizobium onobrychidis window:
- a CDS encoding histidine kinase, with amino-acid sequence MPTLFRFVVTLTILAGIVYGAMFALAMFVEPRKAEMSVRIPPEKLNPHKD; translated from the coding sequence ATGCCGACACTGTTCCGCTTTGTCGTGACGCTCACGATTCTGGCCGGCATTGTCTATGGCGCGATGTTCGCTCTGGCGATGTTCGTCGAGCCAAGAAAGGCCGAAATGAGCGTACGCATTCCTCCCGAAAAGCTGAATCCCCATAAAGACTGA
- a CDS encoding shikimate kinase → MNALPANPPDESHAALLGRLGNRSIVFVGLMGAGKTAIGRKVAAILGLPFIDSDQEIESVSRMSVPELFERYGETEFRALEQRVILRVLEHGPQVLSTGGGAFMSAKTREAIAGHGVSVWLKAEIDLLMDRVSKKQNRPLLKSADPRAVIERLMAERYPVYAAADVTVPTRDDRKEVIAAEVVNALCGYFGVAAATGEVRS, encoded by the coding sequence ATGAACGCGCTACCAGCAAATCCTCCTGATGAGAGCCATGCCGCGCTGCTCGGCCGGCTGGGCAATCGTTCCATCGTCTTTGTCGGCCTTATGGGCGCCGGCAAAACGGCGATCGGCCGCAAGGTGGCGGCGATCCTGGGACTGCCTTTCATCGACAGCGATCAGGAGATTGAAAGCGTGTCGCGCATGAGCGTCCCCGAATTGTTCGAACGCTATGGCGAGACCGAGTTCCGGGCGCTGGAGCAGCGCGTCATCCTGCGCGTGCTGGAACACGGGCCGCAGGTGCTGTCGACGGGCGGCGGCGCCTTCATGAGCGCGAAGACGCGGGAGGCCATTGCCGGCCATGGCGTGTCGGTATGGCTGAAGGCCGAGATCGACCTCTTGATGGACCGCGTTTCCAAGAAGCAGAACCGGCCGCTCCTGAAAAGCGCCGATCCGCGCGCCGTGATCGAGCGGTTGATGGCCGAGCGCTATCCGGTCTACGCAGCCGCAGATGTCACCGTGCCGACCCGCGACGATCGCAAGGAGGTCATTGCGGCCGAGGTGGTGAACGCGCTTTGCGGGTATTTCGGCGTTGCAGCCGCGACAGGCGAGGTGCGCTCGTGA
- the aroB gene encoding 3-dehydroquinate synthase produces the protein MIGSGLLLRAGSEISRRLPGTRAAVVTDVNVAAAHLDTLKAGLEKGGIQPAVITLPAGEKTKSFAHLEEVVDGVLAARLERGDVVIALGGGVIGDLAGFAAGIVRRGMNFVQIPTSLLAQVDSSVGGKTGINSARGKNLVGVFHQPKLVLADTEVLDTLPIREFRAGYAELAKYGLIDRPEFFAWLEQNWGKVFAGGPERAEAIAEACRAKADVVARDEFETGDRALLNLGHTFGHALEAATHYDSARLVHGEGVAIGMALAYRFSSRLNLASPDDAARVETHLRAVGLPWRMADIPGELPDAEALLAFITQDKKVSRGALTFILTRGIGQAFIAKDVPASEVLSFLRENHPGQQESRPGQPKRSPSQQKSRPGQQSRPG, from the coding sequence ATGATCGGCTCCGGCCTGCTTTTGCGCGCCGGCAGCGAGATTTCGCGCCGCCTGCCCGGCACGCGCGCCGCCGTGGTCACCGACGTCAACGTCGCCGCAGCCCACCTCGATACGTTAAAGGCCGGCCTCGAAAAGGGCGGCATTCAGCCTGCCGTCATCACGCTGCCGGCTGGGGAAAAAACCAAGAGTTTTGCGCATCTAGAGGAGGTGGTGGACGGCGTGCTGGCAGCCAGGCTTGAGCGCGGCGATGTCGTCATCGCGCTCGGCGGCGGTGTCATCGGCGACCTGGCCGGCTTTGCCGCCGGCATCGTGCGCCGCGGCATGAATTTCGTGCAGATCCCGACTTCGCTGCTGGCGCAGGTCGACTCTTCCGTTGGCGGCAAGACCGGCATCAATAGTGCGCGCGGCAAGAACCTCGTCGGCGTCTTTCACCAGCCGAAACTGGTGCTGGCCGATACCGAAGTGCTCGACACGCTGCCGATCCGGGAATTCAGGGCGGGTTACGCCGAACTCGCCAAATACGGGCTCATCGACCGCCCCGAGTTCTTCGCCTGGCTGGAGCAAAACTGGGGCAAAGTGTTTGCCGGCGGCCCGGAGCGAGCCGAGGCCATCGCCGAAGCCTGCCGCGCCAAGGCCGATGTCGTCGCCCGCGACGAGTTCGAGACCGGCGACCGCGCGCTGCTCAATCTCGGCCACACGTTCGGCCATGCGCTCGAGGCCGCCACCCACTATGACAGCGCCCGTCTCGTGCACGGCGAGGGGGTCGCCATCGGTATGGCGCTGGCTTATCGTTTTTCGTCACGCCTCAATCTGGCAAGTCCCGACGATGCGGCGCGCGTCGAGACGCATCTTCGCGCGGTTGGCCTGCCCTGGCGCATGGCCGACATCCCGGGCGAATTGCCTGATGCCGAGGCGCTGCTTGCCTTCATCACGCAGGACAAGAAGGTGTCGCGCGGCGCGCTGACCTTCATCCTGACCCGCGGCATCGGCCAGGCGTTCATCGCCAAGGATGTGCCGGCGTCGGAAGTGCTGTCGTTTCTGAGGGAGAACCATCCGGGTCAGCAGGAAAGCCGCCCGGGTCAGCCGAAACGCAGCCCGAGTCAGCAGAAGAGCCGCCCGGGTCAGCAAAGCCGCCCGGGATGA
- a CDS encoding HlyC/CorC family transporter: MNEAGWVVAAVLAGLGLLAFAFRARLLAAFGYELQRIEPQHSNHDEARGAVDDSRRDGQVVREDRARIGRLSDLDELEVSDVMVHRTNMRSVNADNPPEAVVREILQSPHTRMPLWKGSLDNIVGVLHAKDLLRALNDVGNDFSKIDVMKIASKPWFVPDTTTLQEQLNAFLRRKAHFAVVVDEYGEVEGLVTLEDIIEEIVGEIADEHDIDMQGVKQEADGSVVVDGTVSIRDLNRALDWDLPDEEATTIAGLVIHETKLIPDEKQAFTFHGKRFVVMKRDKNRIARLRIRPAGDI; encoded by the coding sequence ATGAACGAGGCCGGCTGGGTTGTCGCTGCTGTCCTGGCCGGGCTCGGCCTGCTCGCCTTCGCCTTTCGCGCGCGCCTGCTCGCCGCCTTCGGCTATGAACTGCAGCGCATCGAGCCGCAGCATTCGAACCATGATGAAGCGCGCGGCGCCGTCGACGATTCACGGCGCGACGGCCAGGTGGTGCGCGAGGATCGCGCCCGCATCGGCCGCCTGTCCGATCTCGACGAGCTCGAAGTGTCCGATGTCATGGTCCACCGCACCAACATGCGGTCGGTCAATGCCGACAATCCGCCGGAAGCCGTGGTGCGCGAGATCCTGCAGAGCCCGCATACCCGCATGCCCTTGTGGAAGGGCTCGCTCGACAACATCGTCGGCGTGCTGCACGCCAAGGACCTGCTGCGCGCGCTGAACGATGTCGGCAACGACTTTTCCAAGATCGACGTGATGAAGATCGCTTCAAAACCGTGGTTCGTGCCCGATACCACGACACTGCAGGAACAGCTCAATGCCTTCCTGCGTCGCAAGGCGCATTTCGCCGTCGTCGTCGACGAGTATGGCGAGGTCGAGGGGCTGGTGACGCTGGAGGACATCATCGAGGAGATCGTCGGCGAGATCGCCGACGAGCACGATATCGACATGCAGGGCGTCAAGCAGGAAGCCGACGGCTCCGTTGTCGTCGACGGCACTGTCTCGATCCGCGACCTGAACCGGGCGCTCGACTGGGACCTGCCGGACGAAGAAGCCACCACCATTGCCGGTCTCGTCATCCACGAGACGAAACTGATTCCGGACGAGAAGCAGGCTTTCACCTTTCACGGCAAGCGCTTCGTCGTCATGAAGCGCGACAAGAACCGGATCGCAAGGCTGAGGATCAGGCCGGCCGGCGACATTTAG